Below is a window of Oryza brachyantha chromosome 10, ObraRS2, whole genome shotgun sequence DNA.
CAAAGAAAGGCGCTCACGCTATCGCTACCATTGCCCTGCAGTGCATCTGCCCCGAGGCCAAGATGCGGCCCCAGATGTCCGAGGTCCTGGAGAAGCTGGTGCAGCTGCAGGACCCCAAATACAACGTGACCTCACCTCAGGTTGACACCCGGAGAAGATCATCGTCGTCAGGTTCAGTTCCTAGGTCGCCGATGCGGATGCAGCCTTCGCCACGGCGCCTTTCCTCTTCAGCTTCGCCATTGCCGGCTGCAGGCTCACCACTGCCGGCTTGTAGGACTGCACAAGTGCATTAGGATGGTTTGGAATTTGGAAACTCTTGGGTTGTAGCTGTTTGTTACCTCTAGctgtatattttgtttggcgCTGTGCTCAATCTGTAGTTGTTCTTGTTTTGTGAGGTTGGAGTTGGATACATCTTACTGTTAGACTCTGATGTATGTAACAGGGAATGTGGTTACACCATTCTGAtgcttctttttcttgtttccaTAGATAAACTGGATGCTTAGATTTGTGCTGTTGTGCATGTATGATCAGTATGAAGGTTTCTGGTGGCATCCATGAAATCCAAGAACCCAGTTTGCAGGACTGAAGTTAGTTTTGTCCATGTGCATCCTAGATACTGAGGGCAAGAATGTAATCAATCATTCATATctaaaaaattctgaaaagaATTATTTCAATTACTTTCCCATGGAAGCAAATGGGCAAGTACATTATTGTGCAAAAGCTTCTTTTGTCTCATTCTTCAGTTTAGCGTTACCTGCATTCCAGACTTCTTATTTACGCATTAGCAAAATGTTTCTCCTGCTTTctgctaattaatatatttttatattgccctttacaaaaaggaaaaaaggattACTGTGGTAGATTTTACTTGAGGACTTGAAGGTGCCAACTGCCAAATATGAACCGCATACCATCACATAGAATTTCAATAGACCCAAACTGCAGAATGATGCTTACTCACTCTATCTTATAACCATCTATGATAAGGACAAATCTCCATTCCAGATAGCTTGCTGTCCAGATTCATAGTATCAAGACGAGTTAAATATCATTTTagatagttatttttttgtgatacAGGAAGTATGGTTAGGGATTTTCACAGGAATTGCAATTTCTGCAACAGCTGCTTGATTCAGACAGCATCATTGCTGCATCTGCACAGGTTTTCATTGTAACCTAGCTGCCGTTATCCGATTGATTTCGTGTCGAGAAAATGATGCTTACACCTGGATTGGGCCAAGTACTAGGTTTCGACCAGGCCTTCATTCTCATTCCAATTAATCAATCAGATAGAAAATTATATGCCTGTCCAGTTGCACCCTCTCCTTTCTACTGCCAAGGAGAAGGTAAAACACCCATAAATCTATGGATTTCTTAACAATTATACTCATTAATCACCCTTGACAAAGCCACAAACCAGACTCCTTTAGACCAAAGTAATctaattatctaaaaacaaaggaataCAAAAAACATAAGAATTCGACAATGATACATGCAAGCTTATTGGAACGGAGAACACATGAATTTGTTAGATGGGTCCTTAAGACACTCCATATGAAATACGCAGAAAGTCCTATTGGACAAATAGAATTTCAGTCCTAGAAATTTCATATGGAAACCGAAAACCCCTCCCTTTTTTTCGAATGAATTGGTTTCAGTTTCACCAAAAGactcaaaaaaattttttggaacatATGTAacgtcagacgtttgaccagacgtcgaaaggggttttcggacataaataaaaaaataaattacagattctgtcaagaaactgcgagataaatcttttaagcataattaattcatcattagcatatgttggtgaCTGTAGCATCTATGGCTAATCGTGACCTAATTAAGCctaaaagatccgtctcacgatttctcccataactatataattagttttttgttttatctatatttaatgctttatttatgtttctaaagattcgatacgatgtttttgaaaaaaaacttttttaaactaaacaaggcctaaattaaaatctgaaaaaggaagaagttTCCTCTTGGACCGGTAGCGGTTGACCGTTGACGCATCCTCACGGGGGACGACGTTTTACCGTGGAAAGAAGCTTGGACGGCTGCCGGGCCCACCCAGCCGACCACTCCTCGCTTTCGGCCCTTTCAGactgcctttttcttttcttttttacttttatacgCACAGTTTCGAAtggctaaacaatatattttatattaaaaaacttacataCCTTTACTATGTTATGTTTATAAAGCAATCTATCTTTCTCCTAATTTGATATGGTTAACTTACATAGACCGCTCGTCTTATTAatcttatcaaatatgtaatcaatgaaaattaaattgtaacaaataattatataacatatttaaataagacaaataataaaGCAAACATAGACTGTgcgaaaataaaacaaaatattcaatTCTGTAGCGGTTAGTTTATCATCTATAACATTACATTCAACAGTTATAccaaaacagaaaatattCCATCCATGTGCACAAAAGAACACCTATCTGCAGGGGTGGATTCAACGTGGgacggaattttttttattttttaaatatctttaataaataattttattactaaactcttggaaaaaatattttcacatgaaccttttggccacgccaccaacattaaCGTGGCGAAACAGCTTGCCATGTTATTGTCGGTGGCATGGCAGCATTGTCTTGTCACGTCACTGGCATTGGCATGGCAAGACTGTCACGCCGTGACAGCGTTGTCTTATTTTACCCTGTGGCTTAGTactaaaattacttgctaaaaacttttatttaataaaaaaatttctatgggGACGACGAGGCTCGAGCCTCCGCTATTGCCATTAAAGCCATTGGAGTTCTCACAAATACTTTTCCAACTTTATGATAAAGATCAATAGGAATAAGACTAAAACTCTATCTAACTTGTTCAGATATCTCTAaaagcaggtacaatagcatgctataagccagctataagtatattttaatgagataagaggagaagagaaagagggtggactactaatttgtagccggCTGCACACGGACTGCAAGACAGTATGATATGTAGgatcatatattgatgtttggttgataactattatataaattaacgattaaattgactataaataaattataactaTTAGTTGGCTCTGCTGTTGAACTTGATCTAATATCGTTGGCCGGCACTGCCTATCGATCCCCATGCGGGCCCACCCTTCCACGAGCCACAGAAAATCCCACCGCGGACCCACGGCCGCAGCCCCGTTCTGCTTCCCACGCTCCCAGCctcacccgcgccgccgctaatCACGAGGGGGGAAGCGCGATTAGATTACGAGACTTGCCTAATTAATCGCGGGGCGGCTTCTCTTCGCTTCGctttttttctcccctctGTTTATAAGCGCGGCGCAGCACGAcacgcctctctctctctctctctctctctcccaccggagaagaggaagaagaagaagccaaGAAGGAGAGATTTTTTctcgcgccgcggcggcgaagaggaggCGGAGCAGCTGCAGCGCCAGCTCTGTTTTGTCTGCgtgccggcgcgccgccgcccatggaGAGCCGCAAGGAGGTAACtgccgcgcggcgccgggaGGCCTCGCTCTCGCTTTGCTTGCTTCCgtttcctcctcccctcgagcagggatttttttccccctttttgtgtgtgtgtgtgtactGTTTTGTTGGGTTTCTCGGGAGAGATCCTGTGCTCGttccggggcggcggcggcggtggaggtcTCGATTCTCGCCTCGAATTCCGCCAGCTGCGgcgcaaacaaaaaaaaagaaggcagCAGATTGTTCAGGCGGGGAGCGAGctggagggggggggggtggatCTTTGGAGGGAGGGATTTGGAGGTGCTTAGTAATGGCGGGGCTTGATTTGGTGCTTCCTTGCTTGTTGTTGGTTGCAGGAGCAGcaaggagggggagggggagggggaggggcggTGGGGTGGATGACGGTGCCGGCGTTCGGGGAGTGGGACATGAAGAACGGCGCCGTGCCGGACTACTCCATGGACTTCTCCAAGATCCGGGAGATGCGCAAGCAGAACAAGCGGGAGCTCTCCCGGGCCagcctcggcggcgacgaggaacTCCTCGCTCAACAACAGAAGGCTGCGCCGCAGCCCGCCCccaacgccaccgccgccgttgacgaccaccgccggccgctccACGCCGCCCACGATGACTCACCCACGGTAAATTCTACTtgttgtgatgtttttttgttttatttttttaccttgttTCAATTGTGTTGTCATCGGAATTCTGGTGAGAAGAAGTTCATGACCAGCGAGGAAATGATTGGAGGCGGCTATAATTTTTGCTATGGAATCTTGATGAACTGAATTACATGCGTGTGTGTTACTATGTAATTAGCCTTAAGAAATTTTGATCAGGCAATTGAGGCAAAATGAGAGGTACACCATTTGAGCCCCACTCGGTAGAAAGCTCAAAGCTGATTTTGAGCTAGAGTGTCGGTAGACGAGAGTAAAAACCCTTTACTAGTTTACTAGAAGCAACATGTCAGTTTTACTAGCTGtgcaattttatgaaaaatggaaaaatgaaatgaaatacgTCTTCTGGAAGATTAGAATGGTAGTGCAAGGGTGTGGACCCGTCCAAGTAGCATCACATCCATGGAATTAGCATGATCACCAATTTAGGAGGAGTCCAACGAGCT
It encodes the following:
- the LOC102711566 gene encoding uncharacterized protein LOC102711566; translation: MESRKEEQQGGGGGGGGAVGWMTVPAFGEWDMKNGAVPDYSMDFSKIREMRKQNKRELSRASLGGDEELLAQQQKAAPQPAPNATAAVDDHRRPLHAAHDDSPTGRKKFLSYFQCCIRA